From the Micromonospora lupini genome, one window contains:
- a CDS encoding YxiG-like protein, producing MEIAQLSQALEDIFDGAVVHHGYTDYIRDYEVIVYVTADPRTGIPPVHLRYLFTYCVFSEVRTVVSPDIWRRSLDERLTDREIGPDLDGFVWAVRWQPLYPGAEVVADSERARSWADKIGVPFHEVRFEMNAHAITLVFSELEVTEVGEGYAPFTVTED from the coding sequence GTGGAGATCGCGCAGCTCAGCCAGGCGTTGGAGGACATCTTCGACGGTGCTGTCGTGCATCACGGGTACACCGACTACATCCGCGACTACGAAGTCATCGTCTACGTCACCGCAGACCCGCGTACCGGCATCCCACCGGTCCACCTCCGCTACCTCTTCACGTACTGCGTCTTCTCCGAAGTGCGGACGGTGGTGAGTCCCGACATCTGGCGTCGTTCGCTCGACGAGCGGCTGACGGATCGGGAGATCGGTCCGGACCTGGACGGCTTCGTGTGGGCAGTGCGCTGGCAGCCGCTCTACCCAGGAGCGGAGGTGGTGGCCGACTCCGAGCGTGCGCGGTCGTGGGCTGACAAGATCGGCGTCCCCTTTCACGAGGTTCGCTTCGAGATGAACGCCCATGCCATCACTCTCGTCTTCAGCGAGCTTGAGGTGACGGAGGTGGGGGAGGGCTACGCGCCCTTCACCGTCACCGAGGACTGA
- a CDS encoding MFS transporter — translation MFEHRPLPLWAGRTAALLGIVLVAFTLRQAVATISPILGDIRADIAISNIGVGLLGTLPPILLAASGFIAPRVARGFGLDGGIVLALLLMTLGHLVRASAPGFAVLLVGSVVALAGTGIGNVLLPPIVRRYFPDRVALLTAVYVCIVGVGTAVPAAVAAPVAEQIGWRFLLGIWSVNSAVALVPWFIIIARERRQRLADAVPVEAPPSTRVTRLWRSRVALSITVVFSTSTICTYAAFAWLPEILGDIAGSTPTEAGVLLAVTGIISVPGAFIAPLLVARLRNVGWLIAAGVASFLFGYLGLLFTPATLTLLWVLLIGSGSILFPVCLVLINVRTRTHGGTVALSGFAQGVAYALGALGPLLVGLLHDASGGWTLPLLFLLAVALVATIPAITLARPAFVEDELAR, via the coding sequence ATGTTCGAGCACCGCCCCCTTCCGTTGTGGGCGGGGCGCACGGCGGCGCTGCTGGGCATCGTGCTCGTCGCATTCACCCTGCGTCAGGCGGTTGCGACGATATCGCCGATCCTCGGCGACATCCGGGCGGACATCGCGATATCGAACATCGGCGTCGGGCTGCTCGGCACGTTGCCACCGATCCTGTTGGCGGCATCCGGGTTCATCGCGCCGCGCGTCGCCCGTGGCTTCGGCCTCGACGGCGGCATCGTGCTCGCGCTGCTGCTCATGACCCTCGGCCATCTCGTGCGCGCGTCTGCCCCGGGCTTCGCGGTGCTGCTCGTCGGCAGTGTCGTCGCGCTCGCCGGCACGGGCATCGGCAATGTGCTGCTGCCGCCGATCGTGCGGCGCTACTTCCCCGACCGGGTAGCGCTGCTGACCGCCGTCTACGTCTGCATCGTGGGCGTGGGCACGGCCGTGCCCGCCGCGGTCGCCGCACCGGTCGCCGAGCAGATCGGCTGGCGGTTCCTGCTCGGCATCTGGTCGGTGAACTCGGCAGTCGCGCTCGTCCCCTGGTTCATCATCATCGCGCGGGAGCGCCGCCAACGACTCGCGGATGCCGTCCCCGTCGAGGCCCCGCCCTCCACCCGCGTCACGCGACTGTGGCGGTCACGGGTGGCCCTGTCGATCACCGTCGTATTCTCGACCAGCACGATCTGCACCTACGCGGCTTTCGCGTGGCTGCCCGAGATCCTCGGCGACATCGCCGGCTCGACGCCGACCGAGGCAGGTGTGCTGCTCGCCGTCACCGGCATCATCAGCGTCCCCGGCGCATTCATCGCGCCCCTACTCGTCGCGCGGCTGCGCAATGTCGGCTGGCTGATCGCCGCCGGTGTCGCGAGCTTCTTGTTCGGCTACCTCGGCCTGCTGTTCACGCCCGCGACACTCACACTGCTCTGGGTGCTGCTCATCGGCTCGGGGTCGATCCTGTTCCCGGTCTGCCTCGTGCTCATCAACGTTCGCACCCGGACCCACGGCGGCACCGTCGCGCTGAGCGGCTTCGCCCAGGGGGTCGCGTACGCGCTCGGCGCGCTCGGTCCGCTGCTCGTCGGGCTGCTGCACGACGCGAGCGGCGGGTGGACCCTGCCGCTGCTGTTCCTGCTCGCCGTCGCGCTCGTGGCGACCATCCCGGCGATCACGCTTGCACGGCCCGCGTTCGTCGAGGACGAACTCGCCCGCTGA
- a CDS encoding nitroreductase family deazaflavin-dependent oxidoreductase, producing the protein MSDWNVKIIEEFRANGGQVGGQFAGAPLLLLHTVGAKSGEPRVHPMMYQKVDGGYAVFASKGGAPTNPDWYHNLLAHPQTHAEIGTDKVELVARVATGNERERIWSAQKAAYPGFADYERKTSRQIPVVVLEPAP; encoded by the coding sequence ATGAGCGACTGGAACGTTAAGATCATCGAAGAGTTTCGCGCCAATGGTGGGCAGGTCGGCGGTCAGTTCGCTGGCGCGCCGCTGCTGCTGTTGCACACGGTCGGCGCCAAGAGCGGCGAGCCTCGTGTGCACCCGATGATGTACCAGAAGGTGGACGGCGGCTACGCCGTGTTCGCGTCCAAGGGCGGCGCGCCCACCAACCCCGACTGGTATCACAACCTGCTGGCTCACCCACAGACCCACGCGGAGATCGGTACGGACAAGGTCGAGTTGGTAGCCCGAGTTGCCACCGGGAACGAGCGGGAACGGATCTGGAGCGCGCAGAAGGCCGCATATCCAGGCTTTGCCGACTACGAGCGGAAGACCAGCCGCCAGATCCCGGTCGTCGTACTGGAACCTGCGCCGTAG
- a CDS encoding EamA family transporter: MNGKIHSGRAAEITRTPTRSTMDRPGVLQGPVLPAIALLRRGRALRGLQRSSLAVGLGGGLVSLLAYGLVLVAQTSGATAAVAALRETSVVFAAVIGAVFFKESLGVHRVVKAGIAAAGIVLVSL; the protein is encoded by the coding sequence GTGAACGGGAAGATCCACTCCGGTCGGGCCGCCGAGATCACCCGCACCCCGACGCGATCCACAATGGACCGACCAGGAGTTCTCCAGGGCCCGGTCCTGCCGGCGATCGCGCTGCTGCGCCGTGGCCGCGCCCTGCGCGGCCTGCAGCGGTCCAGCTTGGCCGTCGGCCTCGGCGGCGGCCTCGTCTCTCTCCTCGCGTACGGGCTGGTGCTGGTCGCGCAGACGAGCGGCGCGACGGCCGCGGTAGCGGCGTTGCGGGAGACCAGCGTTGTCTTCGCTGCGGTGATCGGCGCGGTGTTCTTCAAGGAAAGCCTCGGGGTGCACCGGGTCGTGAAGGCCGGCATCGCCGCCGCCGGCATCGTCCTGGTGAGCCTGTGA
- a CDS encoding AEC family transporter yields MSLVSAFAPIWILTAVGYAACRTGLLGEAVASVLGRFVFHLAMPSALFLVLSRMPLSGFAGRSLLAFGVSTAAVVGFGWVGASWLFGRRPGERPIWGMAAGYVNSANLGIPIATQVIGNVAFLAEVVLLQVLVVTPVILVALDRHSDPAGRVRVGRIATLPVRNPVILASLLGVACSAAGLHLPSAAGASLTLLSGAAVPAALVALGASLHATTPSRAEPATLGELAVITALKLVAQPVIAYAAGLALHLSAPQLLAVVVCAGLPTAQNTFIFGQEYGVGEAVANRAVVVTTTLSLATLAAAAALLG; encoded by the coding sequence ATGAGCTTGGTGTCGGCGTTCGCACCGATCTGGATCCTTACCGCGGTCGGCTACGCGGCCTGTCGTACGGGCCTGCTTGGCGAGGCGGTGGCGTCGGTGCTCGGCCGATTCGTGTTCCATCTTGCGATGCCGTCTGCCCTGTTCCTAGTCCTGTCCCGAATGCCACTTTCCGGGTTCGCCGGCCGCTCGCTGCTCGCCTTCGGGGTGAGCACGGCCGCGGTCGTCGGGTTCGGGTGGGTTGGCGCGAGCTGGCTGTTCGGTCGTAGGCCAGGCGAACGGCCGATCTGGGGCATGGCCGCCGGGTACGTGAACTCGGCGAACCTCGGCATTCCGATCGCAACCCAGGTTATCGGCAACGTTGCGTTCCTGGCGGAGGTGGTGCTGCTGCAGGTGCTGGTGGTGACGCCCGTGATCCTGGTCGCCCTGGACCGGCACAGCGATCCGGCCGGGCGGGTACGGGTCGGCCGTATCGCCACCCTGCCGGTACGCAACCCTGTGATCCTGGCGTCGCTGCTCGGTGTCGCGTGCTCGGCTGCCGGCCTGCATCTGCCGTCGGCGGCCGGCGCGTCACTCACCCTGCTGTCGGGCGCCGCGGTCCCGGCCGCCCTGGTCGCGCTCGGCGCGTCGCTGCACGCCACGACGCCGTCGCGGGCCGAACCGGCCACGCTGGGCGAGCTGGCCGTGATCACCGCGCTGAAGCTCGTCGCCCAACCTGTCATCGCGTACGCGGCCGGGCTGGCCTTGCACCTGTCCGCGCCGCAGTTGCTCGCCGTGGTGGTGTGCGCGGGCCTGCCGACAGCGCAGAACACGTTCATCTTCGGCCAGGAGTACGGCGTCGGCGAGGCGGTGGCCAACCGGGCGGTGGTGGTGACCACGACGCTGTCGCTGGCCACCCTGGCCGCGGCGGCGGCGCTGCTCGGGTAG